A region from the Falco rusticolus isolate bFalRus1 chromosome 4, bFalRus1.pri, whole genome shotgun sequence genome encodes:
- the PSMG3 gene encoding proteasome assembly chaperone 3 isoform X2, which produces MAAGAAGGAGWCCGAAEFPPLQSGVCGADPCSCTDIHLRMLLCPEIKLTPAAMEARPIVTSKQREEVVHGVPTEVVCTAFSNSVLVVVTQYGKMGTIVYVDPNTVGDNVGRPSLTTKVLLGKDEPLVHVCAKNLVAFVSQEAGNKPVLLAMALKDKTMEGIQALREVIRSCQVW; this is translated from the exons ATGGCAGCTGGTGCTGCGGGGGGTGCAGGCTGGTGCTGCGGGGCGGCTGAATTCCCCCCTCTCCAGTCGGGGGTGTGCGGTGCCGACCCTTGTTCCTGCACAGACATACACCTCCGGATGCTGTTGTGCCCTGAAATTAAGTTAACCCCGG CAGCGATGGAAGCGAGGCCCATCGTGACATCCAAGCAGCGAGAGGAGGTGGTCCACGGGGTCCCGACGGAGGTGGTGTGCACGGCGTTCTCCAACTCCGTCCTCGTGGTGGTCACGCAGTACGGCAAGATGGGGACAATCGTCTACGTGGACCCCAACACGGTCGGTGACAACGTGGGCAGGCCCTCACTTACCACAAAGGTGCTACTGGGCAAGGATGAG CCCCTCGTTCATGTTTGTGCCAAAAACCTGGTGGCGTTTGTGTCTCAGGAAGCTGGGAACAAACCTGTTCTTCTCGCCATGGCTTTAAAGGACAAGACCATGGAAGGAATACAAGCTCTACGGGAAGTGATCCGAAGTTGCCAAGTGTGGTAA
- the PSMG3 gene encoding proteasome assembly chaperone 3 isoform X5 produces the protein MEARPIVTSKQREEVVHGVPTEVVCTAFSNSVLVVVTQYGKMGTIVYVDPNTVGDNVGRPSLTTKVLLGKDEPLVHVCAKNLVAFVSQEAGNKPVLLAMALKDKTMEGIQALREVIRSCQVW, from the exons ATGGAAGCGAGGCCCATCGTGACATCCAAGCAGCGAGAGGAGGTGGTCCACGGGGTCCCGACGGAGGTGGTGTGCACGGCGTTCTCCAACTCCGTCCTCGTGGTGGTCACGCAGTACGGCAAGATGGGGACAATCGTCTACGTGGACCCCAACACGGTCGGTGACAACGTGGGCAGGCCCTCACTTACCACAAAGGTGCTACTGGGCAAGGATGAG CCCCTCGTTCATGTTTGTGCCAAAAACCTGGTGGCGTTTGTGTCTCAGGAAGCTGGGAACAAACCTGTTCTTCTCGCCATGGCTTTAAAGGACAAGACCATGGAAGGAATACAAGCTCTACGGGAAGTGATCCGAAGTTGCCAAGTGTGGTAA
- the PSMG3 gene encoding proteasome assembly chaperone 3 isoform X4, with protein sequence MDPNPPDFDGKARSGASAMEARPIVTSKQREEVVHGVPTEVVCTAFSNSVLVVVTQYGKMGTIVYVDPNTVGDNVGRPSLTTKVLLGKDEPLVHVCAKNLVAFVSQEAGNKPVLLAMALKDKTMEGIQALREVIRSCQVW encoded by the exons ATGGACCCAAACCCGCCTGACTTTGATGGGAAGGCTCGCTCGGGGGCTTCGG CGATGGAAGCGAGGCCCATCGTGACATCCAAGCAGCGAGAGGAGGTGGTCCACGGGGTCCCGACGGAGGTGGTGTGCACGGCGTTCTCCAACTCCGTCCTCGTGGTGGTCACGCAGTACGGCAAGATGGGGACAATCGTCTACGTGGACCCCAACACGGTCGGTGACAACGTGGGCAGGCCCTCACTTACCACAAAGGTGCTACTGGGCAAGGATGAG CCCCTCGTTCATGTTTGTGCCAAAAACCTGGTGGCGTTTGTGTCTCAGGAAGCTGGGAACAAACCTGTTCTTCTCGCCATGGCTTTAAAGGACAAGACCATGGAAGGAATACAAGCTCTACGGGAAGTGATCCGAAGTTGCCAAGTGTGGTAA
- the PSMG3 gene encoding proteasome assembly chaperone 3 isoform X3, which produces MAAGAAGGAGWCCGAAEFPPLQSGVCGADPCSCTDIHLRMLLCPEIKLTPAMEARPIVTSKQREEVVHGVPTEVVCTAFSNSVLVVVTQYGKMGTIVYVDPNTVGDNVGRPSLTTKVLLGKDEPLVHVCAKNLVAFVSQEAGNKPVLLAMALKDKTMEGIQALREVIRSCQVW; this is translated from the exons ATGGCAGCTGGTGCTGCGGGGGGTGCAGGCTGGTGCTGCGGGGCGGCTGAATTCCCCCCTCTCCAGTCGGGGGTGTGCGGTGCCGACCCTTGTTCCTGCACAGACATACACCTCCGGATGCTGTTGTGCCCTGAAATTAAGTTAACCCCGG CGATGGAAGCGAGGCCCATCGTGACATCCAAGCAGCGAGAGGAGGTGGTCCACGGGGTCCCGACGGAGGTGGTGTGCACGGCGTTCTCCAACTCCGTCCTCGTGGTGGTCACGCAGTACGGCAAGATGGGGACAATCGTCTACGTGGACCCCAACACGGTCGGTGACAACGTGGGCAGGCCCTCACTTACCACAAAGGTGCTACTGGGCAAGGATGAG CCCCTCGTTCATGTTTGTGCCAAAAACCTGGTGGCGTTTGTGTCTCAGGAAGCTGGGAACAAACCTGTTCTTCTCGCCATGGCTTTAAAGGACAAGACCATGGAAGGAATACAAGCTCTACGGGAAGTGATCCGAAGTTGCCAAGTGTGGTAA
- the PSMG3 gene encoding proteasome assembly chaperone 3 isoform X1 — MAPGRPSAAAMEARPIVTSKQREEVVHGVPTEVVCTAFSNSVLVVVTQYGKMGTIVYVDPNTVGDNVGRPSLTTKVLLGKDEPLVHVCAKNLVAFVSQEAGNKPVLLAMALKDKTMEGIQALREVIRSCQVW; from the exons ATGGCGCCTGGCCGGCCGAGCGCGGCGG CGATGGAAGCGAGGCCCATCGTGACATCCAAGCAGCGAGAGGAGGTGGTCCACGGGGTCCCGACGGAGGTGGTGTGCACGGCGTTCTCCAACTCCGTCCTCGTGGTGGTCACGCAGTACGGCAAGATGGGGACAATCGTCTACGTGGACCCCAACACGGTCGGTGACAACGTGGGCAGGCCCTCACTTACCACAAAGGTGCTACTGGGCAAGGATGAG CCCCTCGTTCATGTTTGTGCCAAAAACCTGGTGGCGTTTGTGTCTCAGGAAGCTGGGAACAAACCTGTTCTTCTCGCCATGGCTTTAAAGGACAAGACCATGGAAGGAATACAAGCTCTACGGGAAGTGATCCGAAGTTGCCAAGTGTGGTAA